One Halovivax ruber XH-70 genomic region harbors:
- a CDS encoding inorganic phosphate transporter, producing the protein MVDIVTLGTFLVAAGASLFMAWSIGAGSSGSTPFAPAVGANAISVMRAGFLVGLLGISGAILQGQNVSEAMGRDLIAGVSLSPAAATLALSIAAALVAAGVFTGYPIATAFTATGSVIGVGLALGGDPAWAKYTEIGAMWILTPFVGGFAAYLIARSLRDEPISERTLVALLGVLVGVIVANIEFAVLGEGTAAASIAAAAGEPIPGPAAVGPILVTVAVAVLWAVPITIGMRADPLRTERRFLLVMGGLVAFSAGGSQVGLAVGPLVPLSEDVGLPLVALLAGGGVGLLIGSWTGAPRMIKAISQDYSSLGPRRSIAALIPSFALAQAAVLFGIPVSFNEIVVSSIIGSGFAAAGSGGVSVRKIGFTILAWILSFLGALAVGFGGFSAFQFVVG; encoded by the coding sequence ATGGTCGACATCGTCACGCTGGGGACGTTCCTCGTCGCCGCTGGCGCCAGCCTCTTCATGGCCTGGTCGATCGGTGCTGGCTCCAGCGGGTCGACACCGTTCGCACCGGCGGTCGGCGCGAACGCGATTTCGGTGATGCGAGCTGGTTTTCTCGTCGGGTTGCTCGGCATCTCCGGGGCGATTCTCCAGGGACAGAACGTCTCCGAGGCGATGGGTCGGGATCTCATCGCCGGCGTCTCACTCTCGCCGGCGGCGGCGACGCTCGCGCTCTCGATCGCTGCCGCTCTCGTCGCAGCCGGGGTCTTCACCGGCTACCCGATCGCGACTGCCTTCACGGCCACCGGCTCGGTGATCGGCGTCGGTCTGGCGCTGGGCGGCGATCCCGCCTGGGCGAAGTACACCGAGATCGGGGCGATGTGGATACTCACTCCGTTCGTCGGCGGCTTCGCCGCGTACCTCATCGCCCGGTCGTTGCGTGACGAGCCGATCTCCGAGCGGACGCTCGTCGCCCTGCTCGGGGTGCTGGTCGGTGTCATCGTCGCCAACATCGAGTTCGCGGTTCTCGGTGAGGGGACCGCCGCGGCCTCGATCGCCGCGGCGGCCGGGGAGCCGATCCCCGGTCCCGCCGCAGTCGGCCCGATACTGGTAACGGTCGCCGTCGCAGTGCTCTGGGCCGTCCCGATCACGATCGGCATGCGCGCAGACCCCCTCAGAACCGAACGTCGGTTCCTCCTCGTCATGGGCGGCCTCGTCGCCTTCTCCGCCGGCGGCAGTCAGGTCGGGCTGGCGGTCGGTCCGCTCGTCCCCTTGAGCGAGGACGTCGGCCTCCCGCTCGTCGCCCTGCTCGCCGGCGGCGGCGTGGGGCTGTTGATCGGCTCGTGGACCGGCGCCCCTCGGATGATCAAGGCGATCTCGCAGGACTACTCCTCGCTCGGTCCGCGCCGTTCGATCGCGGCGCTCATCCCGTCGTTCGCTCTCGCTCAGGCCGCCGTCCTGTTCGGTATCCCCGTCTCCTTCAACGAAATCGTGGTCAGCTCCATCATCGGCAGCGGGTTCGCCGCAGCCGGCTCTGGGGGCGTCAGCGTCCGGAAGATCGGCTTTACGATCCTCGCGTGGATCCTCTCCTTTCTCGGGGCGCTCGCCGTCGGCTTCGGCGGCTTCAGCGCGTTCCAGTTCGTCGTCGGCTAG
- a CDS encoding DUF5828 family protein translates to MEESISGFKIRGDWGDVVEHGERITAALREADAHDAETDVGSQYADAFVEWEEWRPKSHERLDSHVSEKTAEQARVEEGKGEKAGKDPDEDIKTAGEKLSESYRALEDDDADEAVNNWRESIDYVARAADSASRKAIRRVEDTVYQRVMTQLAPYYFDNELISANVQQSGRGNGTEEFVFEVNVNDDELKERVSATLADLDDEIDRWHVETEKDTEAAEAIEGAEPPPEPEDSSRSTTT, encoded by the coding sequence ATGGAAGAGAGCATCTCCGGGTTCAAGATCCGCGGCGACTGGGGCGACGTCGTCGAGCATGGCGAACGGATCACCGCTGCCCTTCGGGAAGCGGACGCCCACGACGCCGAGACCGACGTCGGAAGCCAGTACGCTGACGCCTTCGTCGAGTGGGAGGAGTGGCGTCCAAAGAGTCACGAACGGCTGGACAGCCACGTCAGCGAGAAGACCGCCGAACAGGCTCGTGTCGAGGAAGGAAAGGGCGAAAAAGCCGGGAAGGACCCGGACGAGGACATCAAAACCGCCGGCGAAAAACTCTCGGAGTCCTACCGGGCACTCGAGGACGACGACGCCGACGAAGCCGTCAACAACTGGCGCGAGTCGATCGACTACGTCGCGCGCGCCGCCGACTCCGCCAGCCGCAAGGCGATCCGCCGCGTCGAGGACACCGTTTACCAGCGAGTGATGACCCAGCTGGCGCCCTACTACTTCGACAACGAACTGATCAGCGCCAACGTCCAGCAGTCGGGACGGGGCAACGGCACCGAGGAGTTCGTCTTCGAGGTCAACGTCAACGACGACGAACTCAAAGAGCGCGTCTCGGCGACGCTCGCCGACCTCGACGACGAGATCGACCGCTGGCACGTCGAGACCGAGAAGGACACCGAGGCCGCCGAAGCGATCGAAGGGGCCGAACCCCCGCCGGAGCCCGAAGACAGTTCGCGCTCCACGACGACCTGA
- the upp gene encoding uracil phosphoribosyltransferase gives MPIEDRDDAYLVTHGLASDTLSRLRSVETEQVAFRKGLVKLGRLCGYEIIDGRMETEYVEIETPLEPTMGERVKGLDDVVIINVLRAATPFVEGLLKAFPRARQGVISASRDESGGRAEDGSFPITIDYVKLPEITEDDTVIVADPMLATGSTMNAVLDHVVENAPEPEHLIVLSAVSAPEGLLRVGDAFPQADLLTVSIDDYLDDDGYIVPGLGDAGDRAFRTT, from the coding sequence ATGCCAATCGAAGACCGTGACGACGCCTACCTCGTCACGCACGGGCTCGCCAGCGATACACTCTCTCGGCTCCGATCGGTCGAGACCGAACAGGTCGCGTTCCGGAAGGGACTGGTGAAACTGGGCCGACTCTGTGGCTACGAGATCATCGACGGCCGGATGGAGACGGAGTACGTCGAGATCGAGACGCCGCTCGAACCGACGATGGGCGAGCGCGTCAAAGGGCTCGACGACGTCGTCATCATCAACGTCCTCCGGGCCGCGACGCCGTTCGTCGAGGGACTGCTGAAGGCGTTCCCGCGCGCCCGCCAGGGCGTCATCAGCGCCAGCCGGGACGAGTCCGGCGGCCGCGCCGAGGACGGGTCGTTCCCGATCACCATCGACTACGTCAAGCTCCCCGAGATCACCGAAGACGACACCGTCATCGTCGCCGATCCGATGCTCGCGACCGGGTCGACGATGAACGCCGTTCTCGACCACGTCGTCGAGAACGCGCCCGAACCGGAGCACCTAATCGTCCTCTCGGCCGTCTCGGCCCCCGAAGGACTGCTCCGCGTCGGCGATGCGTTCCCGCAGGCCGACCTTCTCACCGTCTCGATCGACGACTATCTCGACGACGACGGCTACATCGTCCCCGGACTCGGCGATGCCGGGGATCGGGCGTTCCGGACGACGTGA
- a CDS encoding YgaP family membrane protein: MDRNVGGFDRALRVLVALVLLVVGYRRRDSTAGTLAFLAGSDLLATVVIGRCPVNALLGIDTCSS; this comes from the coding sequence ATGGACCGAAACGTCGGTGGATTCGATCGTGCGCTTCGCGTTTTGGTCGCCCTCGTCCTGCTCGTCGTCGGCTATCGGCGGCGCGATTCGACGGCCGGGACACTCGCCTTCCTCGCCGGGAGCGACCTGCTGGCGACCGTCGTGATCGGCCGCTGTCCGGTGAACGCGCTACTCGGTATCGATACCTGCTCGTCGTGA
- a CDS encoding S9 family peptidase: MHPIDASDLHTLVQVGDPRLSPDGERVAFVRQAADDDQSSVATIHVVPTDGGEPRQFTVSEGVDSQPRWSPDGEYLAFVSTRGADDDRPQLWVLPTAGGEARQVTEVAGGVAGIEWSPDGSRIVFTQASTPEDREEGRDLSVEPDFEPETPDPRVIDRLNFRSMQQYADGKRNHVYVLDVERAIAAAEAAGDDPSREDALTRLTDGDTDYIGAAWGDDETIYYASKPADEDVPDDSVVLDIYAHPLGADADPEVLTQTIGWGGMIEATTDGLVAFPRTPEERMTMRQVDIVVYDTETGEEVVPTDPLDRTLAHGGGFQWGPDEESLFFATPDEGAVCLWSAPGDASADPDRVYDDGSHVDGFSVGDDHLAVTQSEWDHPGDVFLADRSGGDPTRLTDVNADYFAAHAVAEPEELWFESDGAECQGWLLTPPSGVESADDADRDDTNGDGGGADAIGEEPYPLVVEIHGGPHVQWTTSGTMWHEFQTLAANGYAVFWSNPRGSTGYGEDYAMATYRDWGDKTLEDVLAGADVVSERPEIDADEQYVTGGSFGGYMAAWAVGRTDRFTAAVAQRGVYDLTGFYGSTDGAYKLVEYDFGTTPWEEPQFLWEHSPVSLAPEVDTPTLLVHSDRDYRTPANGAELYYTGLKKHRVDTRLVRYPREGHELSRSGEPGHVVDRIERIVRWFDGYSDRKDVPPALEREPNAGLSAAGDTGEDEKDEDETDDESADDA, from the coding sequence ATGCATCCGATTGACGCGTCAGATTTGCACACCCTCGTGCAGGTAGGCGATCCGCGACTGTCTCCCGACGGTGAGCGGGTCGCGTTCGTCCGGCAGGCGGCCGACGACGACCAGTCCTCCGTCGCGACGATTCACGTCGTCCCGACCGACGGCGGTGAGCCCCGACAGTTCACCGTCTCCGAGGGCGTCGACAGCCAGCCCCGATGGAGCCCGGACGGCGAGTACCTGGCGTTCGTGAGCACGCGCGGGGCCGACGACGACCGCCCGCAGCTGTGGGTCCTTCCGACTGCGGGCGGCGAGGCGCGTCAGGTGACCGAGGTCGCTGGCGGCGTCGCCGGCATCGAGTGGAGTCCCGACGGCTCGCGCATCGTCTTCACGCAGGCGTCGACTCCCGAGGATCGCGAGGAAGGCCGTGACCTGTCCGTCGAGCCGGACTTCGAACCCGAGACGCCGGATCCGCGGGTCATCGACCGGCTCAACTTCCGCTCGATGCAACAGTACGCCGACGGGAAGCGAAACCACGTCTACGTGCTGGACGTCGAACGGGCGATCGCGGCCGCCGAGGCGGCGGGCGACGACCCGTCGCGCGAGGATGCGCTCACGCGCCTCACCGACGGCGACACGGACTACATCGGTGCCGCGTGGGGCGACGACGAGACGATCTACTACGCGAGCAAGCCCGCGGACGAGGATGTCCCGGACGATTCGGTCGTCCTCGACATCTACGCGCATCCGCTCGGCGCGGACGCCGACCCCGAGGTTCTCACGCAGACGATCGGCTGGGGTGGGATGATCGAGGCGACGACCGATGGATTGGTCGCGTTCCCGCGCACGCCCGAAGAGCGGATGACGATGCGACAGGTCGACATCGTCGTCTACGACACCGAGACCGGCGAGGAAGTGGTTCCGACGGATCCACTCGACCGGACGCTCGCCCACGGCGGCGGCTTCCAGTGGGGGCCGGACGAGGAGTCGCTCTTCTTCGCGACGCCCGATGAAGGGGCGGTCTGCCTGTGGTCCGCGCCCGGCGACGCGAGCGCCGATCCGGACCGTGTCTACGACGACGGGAGTCACGTCGATGGGTTCTCCGTCGGTGACGACCACCTGGCCGTCACGCAGAGCGAGTGGGACCACCCCGGCGACGTCTTCCTCGCCGACCGCTCGGGCGGCGATCCGACTCGCCTCACCGACGTCAACGCCGACTACTTCGCGGCGCACGCGGTCGCCGAACCCGAGGAACTGTGGTTCGAGAGTGACGGCGCCGAGTGTCAGGGCTGGCTGCTGACCCCGCCGTCTGGCGTTGAATCGGCCGACGACGCTGACCGCGACGATACAAACGGCGACGGTGGTGGCGCCGACGCGATCGGCGAGGAACCGTACCCACTCGTCGTCGAGATCCACGGCGGGCCGCACGTCCAGTGGACGACGTCGGGCACGATGTGGCACGAGTTCCAGACGCTCGCGGCCAACGGCTACGCCGTCTTCTGGTCGAACCCGCGCGGCTCGACGGGCTACGGCGAGGACTATGCGATGGCCACCTACCGCGACTGGGGCGACAAAACCCTCGAGGACGTTCTGGCAGGCGCCGACGTGGTGAGCGAGCGCCCCGAGATCGACGCCGACGAGCAGTACGTCACCGGCGGCAGTTTCGGCGGCTACATGGCCGCCTGGGCGGTCGGGCGCACCGACCGCTTCACCGCTGCGGTCGCCCAGCGCGGCGTCTACGACCTCACCGGCTTCTATGGCTCGACCGACGGCGCGTACAAACTCGTCGAATACGACTTCGGCACCACCCCGTGGGAGGAGCCACAGTTCCTCTGGGAGCATTCGCCGGTCTCGCTCGCCCCCGAGGTCGACACGCCGACGCTCCTCGTCCACTCGGATCGCGACTACCGGACGCCCGCCAACGGCGCCGAACTCTACTACACCGGCCTGAAGAAACACCGCGTCGACACCCGTCTAGTCCGGTACCCTCGCGAAGGGCACGAACTCTCGCGGTCGGGCGAACCGGGCCACGTCGTGGACCGAATCGAGCGGATCGTCCGCTGGTTCGACGGCTACTCCGACCGGAAAGACGTCCCACCGGCGCTCGAACGCGAACCGAACGCTGGCCTGTCCGCCGCTGGCGACACGGGCGAGGACGAGAAGGATGAAGACGAAACCGACGACGAGTCAGCCGACGACGCGTAA
- a CDS encoding IMPACT family protein, producing the protein MDSYTTVAEAATASFEVQGSEFLGHVRPVESVAAAEDFVDEVRETYADATHNVPAYRVRTDPDADFLREYSSDDGEPSGSAGKPALSVLQGQELENVAVVVTRYYGGTNLGVGGLVRAYSQAVKDALEAAGVVERRPHERVVIGVDYDDSGTVRAIIKSEGYDIDAEYAEAVTFAVDVPVAEADAFRDRLRSATSGRANLD; encoded by the coding sequence ATGGATTCGTACACCACCGTCGCCGAGGCCGCCACCGCCAGCTTCGAGGTGCAGGGATCGGAGTTTCTGGGCCACGTCCGCCCCGTCGAGTCGGTGGCTGCCGCCGAGGACTTCGTCGACGAAGTTCGCGAGACCTACGCCGACGCGACGCACAACGTCCCTGCCTACCGCGTGCGGACGGATCCGGACGCCGACTTTCTCCGTGAGTATTCGAGCGACGACGGCGAACCGTCGGGATCTGCCGGCAAACCCGCCCTCTCGGTCCTGCAAGGACAGGAACTCGAGAACGTCGCCGTCGTCGTCACGCGCTACTACGGCGGGACGAACCTCGGCGTCGGTGGTCTCGTCAGGGCGTACTCGCAGGCCGTGAAAGACGCCCTCGAGGCCGCCGGCGTGGTGGAACGGCGACCCCACGAGCGGGTCGTGATCGGCGTCGACTACGACGACTCGGGGACGGTTCGGGCCATCATCAAGAGCGAGGGCTACGACATCGACGCCGAATACGCTGAGGCCGTGACGTTCGCCGTCGACGTTCCGGTCGCCGAGGCCGACGCCTTTCGCGACCGACTCCGGAGCGCGACCAGCGGGCGGGCGAACCTCGATTGA
- a CDS encoding regulator of amino acid metabolism, contains ACT domain: protein MFDEIMEKFEGSPSQQAVIRLLLERGFSVSDEGRVVSGGIEIPNTGIAREIDVDRRVVDSTTDAILEDGELRRIFQNISQVPSLMDLAPVLDLTVLSIEVDDPDAEGIVATVTGVVADRGVSIRQTISEDPEFTDEPRLYLVTDQDIPGSLITELRDLPFVRSIELQ from the coding sequence ATGTTCGACGAGATCATGGAGAAGTTCGAGGGCTCGCCGAGCCAGCAGGCCGTGATCCGGCTGCTGTTAGAGCGAGGCTTCTCCGTCAGCGACGAGGGGCGGGTGGTCTCCGGCGGGATCGAGATTCCCAACACGGGCATCGCTCGCGAGATCGACGTCGACCGGCGCGTCGTCGACTCGACCACCGATGCGATCCTCGAGGACGGAGAACTCCGGCGTATCTTCCAGAACATCTCGCAGGTGCCGAGTCTGATGGACCTCGCGCCGGTGCTCGACCTGACGGTCCTCTCGATCGAGGTCGACGACCCCGACGCCGAGGGGATCGTCGCGACAGTCACGGGCGTCGTCGCCGACCGCGGCGTCTCGATCCGCCAGACGATCAGCGAAGATCCCGAGTTCACCGACGAACCGCGCCTCTACCTCGTCACCGACCAGGACATCCCCGGTTCGCTCATCACGGAACTCCGTGATCTGCCGTTCGTTCGGTCGATCGAGTTGCAGTGA
- a CDS encoding heavy metal translocating P-type ATPase yields MTVDVSPETDGTCTLCELPLEATVVTDDEGNRYCCAGCKHVAGTLDDTTDPADVDGAAVAEGTASEPDEPTEAPPGTERAFFQIEGMHCSTCEVFIEGTGAEADGVADVAASYVSETVRVDYDPDETDPDAVAEDLTGLGYTAYHRENALAKRRAEDQNEIRLIVGVLFGMVVMMQYLLLVYPLHVNLFYPERTHEFLVEMVTSSASVPFFIVLFALTSIVLFVTGGPILRGAYVSLKTRNPNMDLLVALAATAAYVYSTLAVLVGEPTEIYYDVTVAIVLVVTVGGYYEGTIKQRATEALADLSAAQVDTAERYEADGSTTTVDVSVLTDGDRFLVRGGERIPVDGVVAEGDGAVDEAVITGESLPVSKEPGDRVVGGSILAEGSLVVGVDGEPTSSVDRIADLVWDLQSARGGIQGLADRLATIFVPVVVTLALVVTAGYLVLGAPVSNALLVGLTVLIVSCPCALGLATPLAVASSIREALERGIVVFDETVFERIRDVDVVVFDKTGTLTTGEMEVLDASGSDTLLERAGILEQRSAHPVAGAIANAFGPDAAGAEGGDQSSPGSPSNASSDPATDGGVPAGESARVAAADGQQSDEALTEPAADAPANADDAPADATTDDESTDLPADDRLSDFESYATGVGGTVDGEVVLVGHPGLFAERGWTVPDELADRAESERTAGRLPILVGRDGTAAGIVVVGDEPRDGWDETVTDLADRGVEVVVLTGDEEAAATRFREHDGVAEVFAGVPPEGKAETVRRLRARGKTAMVGDGTNDAPALASADLGIALGGGTALAADAADVAIVDDDLSSLSTVFAIANAARRRVRQNIGWAFVYNAIAIPLAVSTLINPLFAAVAMGTSSLLVVTNSSRALLGDEE; encoded by the coding sequence GTGACCGTCGACGTCAGTCCCGAGACGGACGGCACCTGCACACTGTGTGAGCTTCCCCTCGAAGCCACGGTCGTCACGGACGACGAGGGAAATCGGTACTGCTGTGCCGGCTGCAAGCACGTCGCGGGCACGCTCGACGACACGACGGATCCGGCCGACGTCGACGGCGCTGCCGTCGCCGAGGGAACGGCATCGGAGCCCGACGAACCGACGGAGGCACCGCCGGGAACCGAGCGTGCCTTCTTCCAGATCGAGGGGATGCACTGCTCGACCTGTGAGGTGTTCATCGAGGGCACGGGTGCAGAGGCCGACGGCGTCGCCGACGTCGCGGCGAGCTACGTCTCCGAGACCGTCCGCGTCGATTACGATCCCGACGAGACCGACCCCGACGCGGTCGCCGAGGACCTGACCGGCCTCGGCTACACCGCCTACCACCGGGAGAACGCTCTCGCGAAGCGCCGTGCGGAGGATCAAAACGAGATCCGCCTCATCGTGGGCGTCCTCTTCGGGATGGTCGTGATGATGCAATACCTCCTGCTCGTCTACCCGCTGCACGTCAACCTCTTCTACCCGGAACGCACCCACGAGTTCCTCGTCGAGATGGTCACGAGCTCGGCCTCGGTTCCGTTCTTCATCGTCCTCTTCGCGCTGACGAGCATCGTCCTCTTCGTCACCGGCGGCCCCATCCTCAGAGGTGCCTACGTCAGTCTGAAGACGCGCAACCCGAACATGGACCTGCTGGTCGCGCTCGCCGCCACGGCAGCCTACGTCTACAGCACGCTCGCGGTCCTCGTGGGTGAGCCGACGGAGATCTACTACGACGTCACCGTCGCGATTGTCCTCGTCGTCACCGTCGGCGGCTACTACGAGGGGACGATCAAGCAACGGGCGACCGAGGCCCTCGCAGATCTCTCGGCCGCCCAGGTCGACACGGCCGAGCGCTACGAGGCCGACGGCTCGACGACCACCGTCGACGTCTCCGTTCTCACCGACGGCGACCGATTCCTGGTTCGTGGCGGCGAACGGATCCCGGTCGACGGCGTCGTCGCCGAGGGGGACGGGGCGGTCGACGAAGCGGTCATCACCGGCGAATCCTTGCCCGTCTCGAAGGAGCCAGGCGACCGCGTCGTCGGCGGTTCGATCCTGGCCGAGGGCTCGCTCGTCGTCGGCGTCGACGGCGAACCGACGAGCAGTGTCGACCGCATCGCCGACCTCGTCTGGGACCTCCAGAGCGCTCGCGGCGGTATCCAGGGACTGGCCGATCGGCTGGCGACGATCTTCGTTCCGGTGGTCGTGACGCTGGCGCTCGTCGTGACGGCGGGCTACCTCGTCCTCGGCGCGCCTGTCTCGAACGCGTTGCTCGTCGGCCTCACCGTCCTCATCGTCTCCTGTCCCTGTGCGCTCGGCCTCGCGACCCCGCTCGCGGTCGCATCGAGCATACGCGAAGCCCTGGAACGCGGCATCGTCGTCTTCGACGAGACCGTCTTCGAGCGCATCCGCGACGTCGACGTCGTCGTCTTCGACAAGACGGGCACGCTCACCACCGGCGAGATGGAAGTGCTAGACGCCAGCGGTTCCGACACCCTCCTCGAACGCGCCGGGATCCTGGAGCAGCGCTCTGCCCACCCGGTCGCGGGGGCGATCGCCAATGCGTTCGGGCCGGACGCGGCGGGTGCGGAGGGAGGCGACCAGTCGTCTCCGGGATCGCCGTCGAACGCCAGTTCTGACCCGGCGACCGACGGCGGCGTCCCGGCCGGCGAGTCGGCCAGGGTGGCGGCAGCGGACGGCCAGCAATCGGACGAAGCACTCACGGAACCTGCCGCCGACGCGCCTGCGAACGCCGACGACGCACCGGCGGACGCCACCACGGACGACGAATCGACGGATCTCCCCGCGGACGACCGCCTGTCGGACTTCGAGTCCTACGCCACGGGCGTCGGTGGCACCGTCGACGGCGAGGTCGTTCTGGTCGGTCACCCCGGTCTGTTCGCCGAGCGCGGCTGGACCGTCCCCGACGAACTCGCCGACCGCGCCGAATCGGAGCGGACCGCCGGTCGTCTTCCGATCCTCGTCGGTCGTGACGGCACGGCCGCCGGAATCGTCGTCGTCGGTGACGAACCCCGCGACGGCTGGGACGAAACGGTCACCGATCTCGCCGATCGCGGCGTCGAGGTCGTCGTCCTCACCGGCGACGAGGAAGCAGCCGCGACCCGCTTTCGCGAGCACGACGGCGTCGCGGAGGTCTTCGCGGGCGTCCCACCGGAGGGGAAAGCCGAGACGGTCCGCCGCCTGCGCGCCCGTGGCAAGACGGCGATGGTCGGCGACGGAACCAACGACGCGCCCGCACTCGCCAGCGCGGATCTCGGCATCGCTCTCGGCGGCGGCACCGCTCTCGCGGCCGACGCCGCCGACGTCGCCATCGTCGACGACGACCTGTCTTCGCTGTCGACGGTCTTCGCCATCGCGAACGCCGCCCGTCGCCGCGTCCGCCAGAACATCGGCTGGGCGTTCGTCTACAACGCGATCGCGATCCCACTCGCCGTGTCGACCCTGATCAATCCGCTGTTCGCCGCCGTCGCGATGGGCACGTCGAGCCTCCTCGTGGTGACGAACTCGTCACGGGCGTTGCTCGGCGACGAGGAGTAG
- the hisB gene encoding imidazoleglycerol-phosphate dehydratase HisB, with the protein MSDRTATVSRETAETTIECTLALDGTGETDVETGIGFFDHMLTAVATHGLFDLTLSCDGDLHVDDHHTVEDVGLCLGTALDEALGDRAGIVRFADRRVPLDEAVASVVVDVSGRPLYRFDGEFSQESVGGLTSHMARHFWRSVATNAGLTMHADIEGENAHHEIEALFKAAARTLDDATRIDDRRADTTPSTKGEL; encoded by the coding sequence ATGAGCGATCGAACCGCGACGGTTTCGCGGGAGACGGCCGAGACGACGATCGAGTGCACGCTCGCGCTCGACGGAACGGGCGAGACCGACGTCGAGACCGGTATCGGCTTCTTCGACCACATGCTCACCGCGGTCGCGACGCACGGCCTGTTCGACCTCACGCTCTCGTGCGATGGCGACCTCCACGTCGACGACCACCACACCGTCGAGGACGTCGGCCTCTGTCTCGGCACCGCACTCGACGAGGCGCTCGGCGACCGGGCCGGTATCGTCCGCTTTGCCGATCGCCGGGTGCCCCTCGACGAGGCGGTCGCGAGCGTCGTCGTCGACGTCAGCGGCCGCCCGCTCTACCGCTTCGACGGCGAGTTCTCCCAGGAATCGGTCGGCGGCCTCACGAGTCACATGGCCAGACACTTCTGGCGTTCGGTCGCGACGAACGCCGGCCTCACTATGCACGCCGACATCGAGGGCGAGAACGCCCACCACGAGATCGAGGCACTGTTCAAGGCCGCCGCGCGCACGCTCGACGACGCGACTCGAATCGACGACCGGCGCGCCGACACGACACCGAGTACGAAGGGCGAACTGTAG
- the hisA gene encoding 1-(5-phosphoribosyl)-5-[(5-phosphoribosylamino)methylideneamino]imidazole-4-carboxamide isomerase, with amino-acid sequence MNHFPTFEVIPAVDVQDGEVVQLVQGERGTETRYGDPVEAAERWIDAGARSLHLVDLDGAFDGERANAAAIEAVVDAVSVPVQIGGGIRTADEALSLLDRGVDRVILGTAAVENPDIVAEIAETRPESVVVSLDAKDGEVVVEGWTKGSGLTPAEAATRYADLGAAAILFTNVDVEGQLEGIAAEPVRELVEATTLPVIASGGVATLADVQALSDAGAAAAVVGSALYEGRFTLAEGQQAIEE; translated from the coding sequence ATGAACCACTTCCCGACGTTCGAGGTGATCCCCGCCGTCGACGTCCAGGATGGCGAGGTCGTCCAGCTCGTCCAGGGCGAGCGGGGGACCGAGACGCGCTACGGAGACCCCGTCGAGGCGGCCGAGCGCTGGATCGACGCCGGCGCTCGATCGCTGCATCTCGTCGACCTCGACGGTGCGTTCGACGGTGAGCGGGCCAACGCCGCGGCCATCGAAGCGGTCGTCGACGCCGTCTCCGTCCCCGTCCAGATCGGCGGCGGTATCCGCACCGCGGACGAGGCGCTCTCGCTGCTCGATCGTGGCGTCGACCGCGTCATTCTCGGGACGGCAGCAGTCGAGAATCCCGATATCGTCGCGGAAATCGCCGAGACACGCCCTGAATCGGTCGTCGTGAGCCTCGACGCCAAGGATGGCGAGGTCGTCGTCGAAGGGTGGACTAAAGGATCCGGCCTGACTCCGGCCGAAGCCGCAACGCGCTACGCCGACCTCGGTGCCGCCGCGATCCTCTTTACGAACGTCGACGTCGAGGGCCAGCTCGAGGGGATCGCCGCAGAACCGGTCCGCGAACTCGTCGAGGCGACGACCCTCCCGGTGATCGCCAGCGGCGGCGTCGCGACGCTCGCGGATGTTCAGGCCCTCTCCGACGCGGGCGCGGCGGCCGCGGTCGTCGGGAGTGCGCTCTACGAGGGGCGATTCACGCTCGCGGAGGGGCAGCAGGCCATCGAGGAATAG